The following coding sequences lie in one Spirosoma sp. KUDC1026 genomic window:
- a CDS encoding IS3 family transposase has translation MKQFENQVSRTLLCQWLSVPRSVFYYQPQSGRPGARPSQVTMKRDGSWVDNQLVVVSIRQLLDVEFNALGYEYITHELKKEYLINKKKVYRLMQEHNLLLGKVIRPMGKREFVKFRRIEATKPLEYLCWDIKYVWVEGERRNYYLLSVIDVYSRKILDWLFQGSIRQIDLINLFRRINRNHELKGVILRNDNGSQFIAHSVRNFLKSSEIKQEFTHVATPEENSYIEAFHSILEHDVIERNVFDSYYEAKEMLGRYFFHYNNHRLHRSIGFVTPQQKWEEAQVIYDTTFSENLSS, from the coding sequence ATGAAACAGTTTGAAAATCAAGTAAGTCGTACCCTGTTATGCCAGTGGCTTAGTGTACCTCGGAGCGTGTTTTACTACCAACCACAATCAGGTAGACCTGGAGCACGCCCCAGCCAGGTAACCATGAAACGGGATGGATCGTGGGTAGACAACCAACTGGTCGTGGTCAGTATTCGGCAACTGCTGGATGTTGAGTTCAATGCCCTTGGCTACGAATACATCACCCACGAGTTGAAAAAAGAATACTTAATCAATAAGAAAAAGGTGTATCGACTCATGCAAGAGCATAATTTACTTCTGGGCAAAGTGATCCGACCGATGGGCAAGCGGGAATTTGTTAAATTCAGACGAATCGAAGCGACCAAGCCCTTGGAATACCTGTGCTGGGATATCAAATACGTCTGGGTAGAAGGGGAACGGCGGAATTACTATCTGTTGAGCGTCATTGATGTGTATAGCCGCAAAATTCTGGATTGGCTATTCCAAGGCAGTATTCGTCAAATCGACTTAATCAATCTTTTTCGACGAATCAACCGGAATCATGAACTGAAGGGCGTCATTTTGCGCAATGATAATGGCAGTCAATTCATTGCTCACTCGGTACGTAACTTTTTGAAAAGCTCCGAAATCAAGCAGGAATTCACTCATGTGGCCACCCCTGAAGAGAACTCGTACATTGAAGCTTTTCACAGCATTCTAGAACATGATGTGATCGAGCGCAATGTATTTGACAGCTATTATGAGGCCAAAGAAATGTTAGGGCGTTATTTTTTCCATTACAACAATCACCGTCTTCATCGTTCGATTGGTTTTGTAACACCTCAGCAGAAATGGGAGGAAGCACAGGTAATTTACGACACAACCTTTTCAGAAAATTTGTCCAGCTAA
- a CDS encoding DGQHR domain-containing protein produces MTFNKKIPVLKVNQWLDLWNTVPVNEEGGRKPPQHNFYVFSIKAPLLKKLSKVYPRKADAMREVEIGIQRRHDPERSSEISNYLKRGYPLSEMGNKNTIPNEMKDLQMPGWLPTVIVANILTKNTKRGREIIRDEDVINLHSNEESNWIELPDDIQNVDWDPIVPPIEIIDGQHRLWAFDNEDKSIDDFELPVVAFFDLDITWQAYLFYTINVKPKRINKSLAYDLYPILRIQEWLERSPDTANIYKETRAQEVIEILWSYKKSPWYNRINMLGESQNNFTITQASFIRNLVASFIKTSVSKLDFSL; encoded by the coding sequence ATGACATTCAATAAAAAAATCCCTGTTCTAAAAGTAAATCAGTGGCTTGACCTTTGGAACACCGTTCCAGTAAACGAAGAAGGTGGTCGTAAGCCTCCTCAACACAATTTTTATGTTTTTTCAATTAAAGCACCTTTGCTGAAAAAACTCTCAAAAGTTTATCCACGGAAAGCGGATGCCATGCGAGAAGTAGAAATAGGTATTCAAAGGAGGCATGATCCAGAAAGGTCTTCAGAGATAAGTAATTATTTGAAGAGAGGTTATCCACTTTCAGAGATGGGTAACAAGAATACCATTCCAAATGAAATGAAAGATTTGCAGATGCCGGGATGGTTACCTACTGTTATAGTCGCAAATATTTTAACTAAAAATACAAAACGTGGCAGGGAAATTATAAGAGATGAAGATGTAATAAATCTACATTCTAATGAAGAGAGTAACTGGATTGAGTTGCCAGATGATATTCAAAACGTTGATTGGGATCCAATTGTGCCTCCCATTGAAATAATAGATGGGCAACATAGGCTATGGGCTTTTGATAATGAAGACAAGTCAATAGATGACTTTGAGTTGCCAGTCGTAGCGTTCTTTGATCTAGACATTACTTGGCAAGCTTATTTGTTTTATACTATAAACGTTAAGCCTAAAAGAATAAATAAGAGTTTAGCTTACGATTTATATCCTATTCTTCGTATACAGGAATGGTTAGAAAGATCTCCAGATACAGCGAATATATATAAAGAAACCAGAGCTCAAGAAGTTATAGAAATTTTATGGTCATATAAAAAGAGTCCTTGGTACAATAGAATAAATATGCTTGGCGAATCTCAAAATAATTTTACTATAACTCAGGCATCTTTTATAAGAAATCTTGTCGCGAGTTTTATTAAAACAAGCGTATCTAAGCTTGACTTTAGCCTTTGA
- a CDS encoding energy transducer TonB, whose product MLSFPLHAGSVVPIFPGGVVGLQRFIKKNRRPLSVPTEGTVFVEFVVDIDGSIKDLTVVERLSPQADYEALEILSSMPAWRPGTIDGKPAQFKFVLPIDF is encoded by the coding sequence ATGTTGTCTTTCCCTCTTCATGCTGGTTCAGTAGTGCCAATCTTTCCGGGTGGAGTTGTCGGCCTACAGCGTTTTATTAAAAAGAACAGGCGTCCCCTGTCTGTCCCCACTGAAGGCACTGTATTTGTTGAATTTGTCGTCGATATTGACGGCAGTATTAAAGATTTGACAGTCGTTGAAAGATTGAGTCCGCAAGCCGATTATGAAGCTTTGGAGATTTTGTCGAGTATGCCAGCCTGGAGGCCGGGTACCATTGATGGGAAGCCTGCCCAATTCAAATTCGTTCTGCCAATCGATTTCTAA
- a CDS encoding TonB-dependent receptor domain-containing protein produces the protein MKPNALLIMGTLLVAGTLSTAQAQFPTMGGSTQPKALPGTAGDQSPKGTAKITGSIVDSTQSKAVEFASVALLNKATGKTVDGTVADDKGKFTLAKLVAGDYRMLISFVGYRNKTIEDVKITNGQSLDLGVIKLSSNVKTLEEVTVTGQAAVIEEKVDRLVYNADKDITAKGGDATEILRKVPLLTVDLDGNVSLRGSSNIRVLINNKPSTIVASSVADALKQIPADQIKTVEVITSPSAKYDAEGSGGIINIITKKNSLQGLNLNVDGGVGNRGSQLSLNGNYRKGKAGFTLGGFGRAMYNVITKTNLDQTSNINGVTTLTRQSGDGSSSGQFGQYNLGFDYDLAKNQSLTAGVRYGVQNMLSQQDLVTRLFTNGTPGAVSNRNVDAKNLSGTVDVNIDYLHTFKPQQEWSISTLYSRNDLTNNFDANLLNGSNELTARQRNLNKNVNQEFTLQTDYQTPIKKNQLIEFGGKAIFREVNSDYRYLLAGPTGGFTTERNGTLGALTYHQNIAAGYTSYTYTTKQRYTFKGGLRYERTFIDASTREDGSLGIGNYGVLVPSVNASKTFKGTTVKLGFNRRIQRPGLQQLNPNFNAANPQNITIGNPTLSPELTNNLELGLSKTIKKTFINATFFGRITNNAITQVRQPSDTLPGAIVTTYQNIGRQHTYGTNLFSNIAITSKISVGLFLNAFYTSLTGQAITADGLTETLTNTGLTASGGSFFSAQFKNGWGAQAFGFLQGSQVQLQGRQGGFGFYTVGVKKEFNNKKASLGLAAENFLSNRFNIHTTLNSAQFNQVNDVYLYNRGVRLTFSYKIGKMSMDAPRKKARSVNNDDVKSDGAGQTPASGTSGGGTPR, from the coding sequence ATGAAACCGAACGCTTTACTTATCATGGGTACCCTGCTGGTGGCAGGAACCCTTTCCACCGCCCAGGCTCAGTTTCCCACCATGGGCGGGTCCACCCAACCTAAAGCCCTGCCCGGTACCGCCGGAGACCAGAGCCCGAAAGGTACCGCTAAGATTACCGGATCAATTGTTGATTCAACCCAGTCGAAAGCCGTTGAATTTGCCAGCGTTGCCCTGCTTAATAAGGCCACCGGCAAAACGGTTGATGGCACTGTAGCCGATGATAAAGGAAAGTTTACCCTGGCTAAACTCGTAGCCGGTGACTACCGGATGCTGATCAGTTTTGTGGGCTATCGCAACAAAACGATTGAAGACGTCAAAATCACCAACGGGCAGAGCCTGGATCTGGGCGTTATCAAGCTCAGTTCCAACGTCAAAACTCTGGAAGAAGTAACGGTAACCGGTCAGGCGGCCGTTATCGAGGAAAAAGTAGACCGGCTGGTCTATAACGCCGACAAAGACATTACGGCCAAGGGTGGTGACGCTACCGAGATTCTACGGAAGGTTCCGCTGCTGACGGTTGATCTGGACGGGAACGTATCGCTCCGCGGTAGTTCGAACATCCGGGTGCTGATCAACAACAAGCCGTCAACCATCGTGGCCAGCAGCGTCGCCGACGCACTCAAGCAGATCCCCGCCGATCAGATCAAGACGGTGGAAGTGATCACCAGCCCATCGGCCAAGTACGACGCCGAAGGGTCGGGCGGGATCATCAACATCATTACCAAGAAGAATAGCCTGCAGGGCCTCAACCTGAACGTCGACGGCGGGGTAGGAAATCGGGGTTCTCAGCTGTCGTTGAACGGCAACTACCGCAAAGGCAAGGCCGGTTTCACCCTAGGCGGCTTCGGTCGAGCTATGTACAATGTCATCACCAAGACAAACCTCGATCAGACCAGCAACATCAATGGGGTTACCACGCTGACTCGCCAGTCCGGCGATGGCTCCAGCTCAGGGCAGTTCGGGCAGTACAACCTGGGTTTCGACTACGACCTGGCAAAGAACCAGAGCCTTACGGCAGGGGTTCGGTACGGGGTGCAAAACATGCTCAGCCAGCAGGACCTCGTGACGCGCCTGTTTACCAACGGTACGCCCGGTGCGGTTTCCAACCGAAACGTGGATGCCAAGAACCTGTCGGGTACGGTCGACGTAAATATCGATTACCTGCACACCTTCAAACCGCAGCAGGAATGGAGCATTTCAACACTGTATAGCCGGAATGACCTGACCAACAATTTCGACGCAAACCTGCTGAATGGGTCCAACGAACTGACCGCCCGTCAGCGGAACCTGAACAAAAACGTCAACCAGGAATTCACGCTGCAAACGGATTACCAGACGCCGATCAAGAAAAATCAGCTGATTGAGTTCGGCGGAAAGGCCATTTTCCGGGAGGTAAACAGCGATTATCGCTATCTGCTGGCCGGGCCAACGGGCGGCTTCACAACGGAGCGTAACGGCACGCTGGGCGCGCTGACGTACCATCAGAACATTGCCGCTGGTTACACATCTTATACCTACACTACCAAGCAGCGCTATACTTTCAAAGGCGGCTTGCGGTATGAGCGTACCTTTATTGACGCCAGCACCCGTGAAGATGGCAGCCTGGGTATCGGCAACTACGGCGTACTGGTACCGAGTGTGAATGCCTCGAAAACCTTCAAGGGGACGACCGTAAAGCTGGGCTTCAACCGCCGGATTCAACGGCCGGGTCTCCAGCAGCTAAACCCGAACTTCAACGCGGCCAACCCACAAAACATCACGATCGGTAACCCAACGTTGAGTCCTGAACTGACCAATAACCTGGAACTGGGGCTGAGCAAAACGATCAAGAAAACGTTTATCAACGCTACGTTCTTTGGTCGGATCACGAACAACGCCATCACGCAGGTACGCCAGCCATCGGACACGCTGCCGGGGGCGATCGTGACGACGTATCAGAACATTGGTCGCCAGCACACCTACGGTACCAACCTGTTCTCAAACATCGCCATCACCTCTAAAATCAGCGTTGGTCTGTTCCTGAATGCCTTCTACACAAGCCTGACCGGCCAGGCGATCACGGCAGACGGACTTACGGAAACGCTGACCAATACGGGCTTGACGGCCAGTGGGGGTTCGTTCTTCTCAGCGCAGTTCAAGAACGGCTGGGGAGCCCAGGCTTTCGGTTTCCTACAGGGATCACAGGTACAGCTTCAGGGACGTCAGGGTGGCTTTGGTTTCTACACGGTTGGCGTGAAGAAGGAGTTTAATAACAAAAAAGCGAGCCTGGGCTTAGCGGCTGAGAACTTCCTGTCGAACCGCTTCAACATTCACACGACGCTGAATTCGGCGCAGTTCAACCAGGTAAATGATGTGTACCTGTATAACCGGGGTGTCCGCCTGACGTTCAGCTATAAGATTGGCAAAATGAGTATGGACGCTCCCCGCAAGAAGGCCCGGTCGGTCAACAACGACGATGTGAAGAGCGACGGTGCCGGACAGACCCCAGCCAGCGGAACATCCGGTGGCGGCACACCACGGTAA
- a CDS encoding transposase, translating into MPQLPSEFLTVILPYANLFCKRVFIHVQLLLAGAILTPGKRTVSSVLRIVGLSQEKAFHKYHRVLSQSRWSALTASRLLLQQLLAVFIGQQPLVVGIDETLERRWGGHIKARGIYRDAVRSSGSHFVKCSGLRWMCVMVLTKVHWANRVWALPFLTALAPSERYYEDKARVHKKLTDWARQVLLQVKRWVGERQVIAVGDSSYAVIDLLKALQGQVSLISRLRLDAALYGPVPVALPGQRGRKRLKGVRLPTLLEVAEDKTTSWQNVELADWYGGQPQTVDYCTGAALWYHTGKDPVAIRWVLVRLNSKVTGLVSNDPTLTAAAMIEYFVRRWSIETTFALVRGHLGVETQRQWSDLAIGRTTPVLMGLFSLVTLVANSLQKKGLLTSQMSSWYIKQHLTFSDALAGVRRYLWQEMNFWTSGSDVVHVKMSQEQYQLWQNALAWAV; encoded by the coding sequence ATGCCTCAACTACCCAGCGAGTTCCTAACCGTAATACTACCGTATGCGAACCTGTTTTGCAAACGAGTTTTTATCCATGTACAACTTTTGCTCGCTGGAGCTATACTGACGCCTGGCAAGCGAACCGTCAGTTCAGTCCTGAGAATCGTGGGCTTAAGCCAGGAGAAAGCGTTTCATAAATACCATAGGGTGTTAAGTCAGAGTAGATGGTCCGCTTTGACTGCTAGCCGCCTATTACTACAGCAACTCCTGGCGGTTTTTATTGGTCAACAGCCGTTGGTAGTGGGCATTGATGAGACACTAGAACGACGCTGGGGGGGACACATTAAAGCCCGTGGTATCTATAGAGATGCGGTTCGAAGCAGTGGTTCTCATTTTGTTAAATGCAGTGGCCTACGCTGGATGTGCGTAATGGTATTGACAAAAGTACATTGGGCCAATCGGGTATGGGCCTTGCCCTTTCTAACTGCTTTAGCTCCCTCTGAACGCTATTACGAGGATAAGGCTCGGGTTCACAAAAAGCTAACCGACTGGGCACGACAGGTACTTTTGCAGGTCAAGCGATGGGTTGGTGAGCGTCAGGTAATTGCAGTAGGTGATAGCAGTTACGCCGTAATTGATTTACTGAAGGCCTTGCAGGGGCAGGTAAGCCTGATTAGTCGGTTGCGGCTAGATGCCGCTTTGTATGGACCTGTCCCGGTGGCGCTCCCTGGCCAGCGTGGCCGCAAACGACTTAAAGGAGTTCGGTTACCCACCTTGCTCGAAGTGGCGGAAGACAAAACGACCAGTTGGCAAAACGTCGAGCTGGCCGACTGGTACGGTGGTCAACCGCAAACAGTCGACTACTGTACAGGCGCTGCCCTGTGGTATCACACAGGCAAAGACCCTGTGGCTATTCGGTGGGTGCTGGTGCGTCTGAACAGTAAGGTAACAGGTCTAGTCAGTAACGATCCGACCTTAACAGCCGCTGCGATGATCGAATACTTTGTACGTCGTTGGTCGATTGAAACAACATTTGCGTTAGTGCGAGGGCATTTAGGAGTAGAAACACAGCGGCAATGGAGTGATTTGGCCATCGGCCGTACCACACCCGTGTTGATGGGCCTATTCTCGCTGGTCACCTTAGTGGCTAACTCGCTCCAGAAAAAGGGACTGTTGACTAGCCAAATGAGTAGTTGGTATATCAAACAACACCTGACCTTCAGCGACGCACTAGCCGGAGTTCGCCGGTATTTATGGCAGGAAATGAATTTTTGGACATCAGGTTCAGATGTGGTACACGTAAAAATGAGTCAAGAACAGTACCAGCTATGGCAAAACGCATTAGCTTGGGCTGTATAA
- a CDS encoding recombinase family protein: MKIGYARVSTTDQNLDLQLNALQLAGCEVVFKEKVSGVNIDRPELVKMLSQLRKGDEVVVWKLDRLGRNLSHLIELVSYFSTKCVSFVSINDKIDTSTATGMLVFHIFCSLAEFERAQIKERTMAGLLAARIKGKVGGKPKGLSEEAKKKARVVESLYNEGYGVKQISEQLKISRTTTYKYISFRKSLAYKSKAV, from the coding sequence ATGAAAATTGGTTATGCACGCGTGTCAACAACAGACCAAAATTTAGATCTACAACTAAATGCCCTGCAACTTGCTGGTTGCGAGGTGGTTTTTAAGGAAAAGGTTAGTGGAGTAAATATTGATCGACCAGAGCTTGTTAAAATGTTGTCTCAGTTAAGAAAGGGTGATGAAGTTGTAGTTTGGAAATTGGATAGACTTGGACGTAATCTTTCGCACCTAATCGAGCTAGTATCCTATTTTTCTACAAAATGCGTCTCATTTGTCAGTATAAACGATAAAATCGATACAAGTACAGCTACTGGAATGTTAGTTTTTCATATTTTTTGTAGCCTAGCAGAATTTGAACGAGCACAAATAAAAGAGAGAACAATGGCTGGGCTATTAGCCGCTAGAATAAAAGGTAAAGTAGGTGGTAAGCCTAAAGGTTTATCGGAAGAAGCAAAAAAGAAGGCGAGAGTTGTTGAATCACTATACAATGAAGGTTATGGTGTAAAACAAATAAGTGAGCAATTGAAAATATCCCGCACTACAACCTATAAATACATTTCTTTCCGGAAAAGCTTAGCATATAAGTCTAAGGCCGTTTAG
- a CDS encoding LolA family protein — protein sequence MKTNQFLIATAAVFMSIGAYAQTVDEIVDKHVAALGGMDKLNNIKTMVTDRSFTIQGMEVPTKTTLVVGKSLRSESTVMGNSMIQVVDGTTGWMIRPAMMGGSGDPEDMPGELLKSQSSQLDPFGPLVNYKEKGNKVELVGKEKVDKKDNFHLKVTTKEGQTMDEFVDANTYLVSKVKMSVNGQDNEIGYSDYKEVEGVKFPNTLEVTSQMGNLVMTTNKTVINGPVDNALFKKPSK from the coding sequence ATGAAAACGAATCAATTCCTGATCGCCACCGCAGCCGTCTTTATGTCGATCGGCGCCTACGCCCAGACCGTCGATGAAATTGTCGACAAACACGTAGCGGCCCTGGGTGGGATGGATAAACTAAACAATATTAAAACGATGGTGACCGATCGGTCATTTACGATTCAGGGCATGGAAGTGCCGACTAAAACAACCCTGGTTGTTGGCAAGTCGCTCCGGTCAGAATCGACGGTGATGGGCAACTCCATGATCCAGGTAGTGGACGGCACAACCGGCTGGATGATCCGCCCCGCCATGATGGGCGGTAGCGGTGATCCCGAGGACATGCCCGGCGAGCTGCTTAAATCGCAGTCTTCCCAGCTCGATCCGTTTGGCCCACTGGTAAACTATAAGGAAAAAGGCAATAAGGTCGAGCTGGTTGGCAAGGAGAAAGTGGATAAAAAAGATAACTTCCACCTGAAAGTAACCACAAAGGAAGGCCAGACGATGGACGAGTTTGTCGATGCCAATACGTACCTGGTCAGCAAAGTCAAAATGTCCGTCAACGGGCAGGATAACGAAATCGGTTACTCGGATTATAAAGAAGTAGAGGGCGTTAAATTTCCGAATACGCTGGAAGTTACGAGCCAGATGGGAAACCTCGTCATGACGACCAATAAAACGGTCATCAACGGCCCGGTGGACAATGCGCTGTTTAAGAAACCGAGTAAATAA